Within archaeon BMS3Bbin15, the genomic segment TGGATTACAATTATGCCTTGACAATGATGCCACATAAAGGTAAAATATGGGCATACATTTTTATCGGGATGGGGGAGATTTTGCACCAACTTAATGCACTGACTGCATACAAGATTGGAGAACTTAGCCTGATAAGGTCAAGTAGTGCTTTTAGAAGAATTTACAGCAACTTTGATTCAGGAAAAAAACAATGGAATGAAAAAGATGCTTTTCTGAGAATTTCAAGAGGAAATATTATTTATGCCTAAAGCTCATTATAGTATTTGGAGATTATAAAGTTGTTCTAAAATTAAGTTGCTGAGACACTAGCTAATCTCTCACTATAAATTCTTCGAGTAACTCCTTTGCTTTCTCCCTCTCCTTCTGATGTTCGACAAGAAACTTTTCAACTCTATCAGCAAGATATTTCTTGCATTCACCACAGAGAAGCTCACCTGAAGTACAGGCTGAATAGCGTTCTTTAATTTTCTCATCATTTTCTTCAAAGAAGTAATACAAATACTGATATATGCTGCACACATCAGGGTTGCCTCCCACTTTTCTCTGAAGCTCAACACTTTCCTGACCGCCTGTAAAAGCCTGCATTATTTTCTTTCTTGCTTCCCGGGGATTATCCACCGTATATATACTGGTCTCTGGCTTTGAGGCAGACATCTTATCTCCACCAGCAAGACTTGGGAAGAATTTACAGTGAATCAGAGCAGGTTTCGGATAGCCAAGAGAAGGTGCAACATCTCTTGTAATTCTAAAGTGAGGGTCCTGGTCTATGGCACATGGTATAAGCACGGGCACTGCCCTGTTCTCCCTCTCAGATTCCAGAAAGCAGGGTGCGGATTGCATACTTGTAAAAAATATCATACCTATATTTGTTTCATTTTTAAATCCGAAAACAGCTTTTGCAGTAGAAAGGGTTATTTTCTTTGCCACATTCAAAGCTATCTTATACTGAATTTTTATGTATTCTGTGTTGAGGAAAATCTCTGTCTTTTCAGGGTCAAATCCCAGGGCAATTATATCAAGGGCATTTTCATAGGAAAATTTTCTTGTATCTTCAAGGCTGAGGTCTGGATTAAAGAGAAACTTCTCATCATCTGTAAGCTGAAAAATAAGTTTTACATCAAATTTCTCCTGAAGCCATCTGGTGAAAATCCATGGCATGAGATGCCCTAAATGAGTATGACCGCTTGGCCCTCTGCCTGTGTAGAGCACAAAGCTATTGCCCTTCTCATACTCGTTGACAATCCAGTTTAAACTCCTGTGGGAATAAAAAATCTTTCTCCTCAGCAGTGCATGAAGTTTCCCTGTATGCTTCTCTATTCTCTTCAAAAGAGCCTCATCTATGGGTGAAGTCCCAAATTTATCTATAAGCTTCTCATAGTCTATCTCTCCTGTGACTTCCCAGGGAGTAACCACAAATTCTGCCATGACTAAACCTCAGGAGTTTCTTGTTGTGTGCCCTATTTAACTTTACTGCCGGGAAGTCCCTTCTGGAAGAGAGAAGTAGTTCACTGTTTCTGTTGCAGCTAAAATTGCAGGAGTTAAATTTATAAGGGTTACTATCTAAATTTGAAAAAGTCATACTTTTTGGAGGATTTATTATGGCAAGATTTCCAGAAGCAGAAAACAGGCTTTTCCACGTCAAAATTTGCAGGAAATGCAAGGCAAGAAACCCATGGCTGGCCGATAAGTGCAGAAAGTGCGGTTCCAAGTCACTCAGGACAAAGAAGAAAGAAAAGCGATGAAGAGTAAAGTCAATCACCACCCGTTAAAACGGGTGGCTTGTCTCGTGAGAGACAAGGGTAACAGGTTGATTAGGAGGCATTGAAGAATGCAGCAGTTATTGGTAGAGTTCAAGAACACATCAGAGGATGCTCCTCAAGTCCCCTGCTCTGTAAGTGAGGTATTAAACAGAGAGGAAACTCTCAGTGTGCCTCGCATAGTACTGGCCAATAACAGCTCCGAAGAGGACCAACTCTCTGGCAAGAGTGAACAGGACTTGAGAGTTCCTGCGTTAAACATGCATAAGAAACCAATACCTGATAGTAGTGCGAGGAACAATGAGCAGGTTAAAATACCTGCTGGTTTGGATTGGATTAGAAATTATTACTCTTATACAAATTTTAAACTATGTGAGGTAGGGCAATTCATCCACCCAGTGAAATGGGTGGTCTCCTTGCCCAGATTATTATGAAGGTTCTAAGCTATATAGAGGAAAGGCTTGAGAAAGGGTCTATGCACTTCACTCTTATTGACCCTGATAAACAGAGTCCCGATAGAGCCGGGATTATTGCAGAGGAGGCTGAAAGAGCTGGCACAGCTGCAATAATGGTAGGAGGAAGTGCAGGAATAGACCTGTACACCCTTGATACCACTGTGAAAGAAATCAGGAAAAAGGTTAATTGCCCTGTGATACTATTTCCCGGAGATGTTTCCGGCGTTTCAAAGTTTGCAGATGCGATATTCTTCATGAGCCTTCTCAATTCACAGAACACCTACTATATAACAGGGGCTCAGGCAGTGGGTGCAAAGGCTGTCAAGCTTGCCGGAGTTGAACCTGTTCCCATGGCGTATCTTATTGTCGAACCTGGCGGTGCAGTTGGCTGGGTGGGAGAAGCAAAGCCACTTCCCAGAAATAAGCCTTCTCTGACAGCAGCATACGCCCTTGCGGCCCAGTACCTGGGATTCAGACTGATTTACCTTGAGGCAGGCTCCGGTGCACCTTCACCTGTACCTGTGGAATTGATAGAGGCTGTAAAGGCTACTGTTGATATACCTGTTATAGTCGGAGGAGGAATAAAAAATAGAGAAGATGCTGAAAAGGTTATAAAGGCTGGAGCCGATATAATAGTTACAGGTACTGCCGTGGAAGAGGCTGAAAATGCTTATTCCAAGGTAAAAGAAATAGTACAGGCACTGGGTGGTGAATAAAATGGATTTAAAGTTTGCGCTTATTGCTGGTCTTGTTGTTGTTGTTTTTACATTTTACTATCTTGAGAAGGAAATATCGAAAACTGAAATTTTCTGGCTGTACTCTGGTCTGGCAATTCTGATGGGCTTTATCTCACTCTACAATGTAACCTATAGCAGACAGGGTTTTGAATATTATATACTTATGGGTGTCTTTTTTGTTTTCATGGCTTCTCTATACTTAGAAGAAGGAGAGACTAATGCAGCAGGAAGAGCTACATAGGCATGAAAAGCTTGTTCTGAAGGCTCTCGACAGGCTTGAAATAGCCTCTCCAGAAGAAATAGTTGAAGAGGCTGGAATAGAGCTTAGCAGTGTTAACAGGGCAGTTTCATGGCTTTCTCTTAAAGGACTTGTGGAAGTCGAGGATTTTGAGGATAAAACTCTTGAAATTGGAGAAGAAGGTAAGGTTTATGTAGAAAAGGGCCTGCCTGAAAGGCGCGCACTTGAACTGCTTAAGGAAAAGGGTGAAATAGAGCTTAAGGAACTCAATTCCGTTCTCAGCAGGGATGAGGTAACTATTGCTCTCGGCTGGCTGAGAAGAAAGAATCTTGCTGTAATCGACTCAGGAGTACTCAAACCAACCGATAAAGGTATTAAAGAAAGGGAAACGCCTGATGAGAACCTTCTTCTAAGGGTTATGAAGGAAGGCAGGTTACTGGAGAGTACTCTCAGCCCGGAGCTCAAGCAGGCTGCAGAACTTCTTAAGGGAAGAAAGAATGTAATTAAAATTCATGAAGTAAGCCACAGGAAGATAAAACTAACAGAAAAAGGTAAAAAAACAATCAAACAGGGAATCAAGATTGAGGATGAAATTTCTCAACTTACCCCTGAGATTATCAAGAATGGAACCTGGAAGAATATGAAATTCAGGCGCTATAGTATAAACACCCCTGCACCCGAACTTCTACCTGCAAAGCTTCACCCTCTGCGGGAGATTGTAGAGGAAATCAGATGGATTTTTCTTAAGATGGGCTTCAATGAAATATCCGGTCCGATGGCAGAATCAGCCTTCTGGAATTTTGATGCCCTCTTTGTGCCTCAGGACCATCCTGCAAGGGAGATGCAGGACACTTTCTATCTCTCAAACCCTGAAAAGGCAGAACTACCTTCCGATGATATTATAGAGGCTGTCATGAGTGCCCATGAAAGTGGATGGAAGACTGAAAGCAGGGGCTGGCGCTACAGGTGGAGCAGAGAAAAAGCAATGGCAAGTGTTCTCAGGACACATACAACCTCCACAACCATAAGATACCTTGCTGAAGGTCATGAGTTACCTTTTAAAGTCTTCTCACTTGGCAGAGTTTTCAGAAATGAAAGGATATCCTTCAAGCATCTGCCAGAATTTCATCAATGTGAGGGTATTGTAGCCGGTGATGTGAGTTTTTCTCATCTTCTGGGCATACTTAAAAAATTCTACAGCACAATGGGTTTTTCTCATGTGAGATTCAGGCCTGCCTACTTTCCCTACACAGAACCCTCTCTCGAGGTGGAAGTCTTCCTTGAGGATAAAGGTAAATGGATGGAGCTGGGAGGAGCAGGAATATTCAGACCTGAGGTTACCGAACCTCTGGGTATACATAAACCTGTTCTTGCCTGGGGCCTTGGGCTCGAGCGCCTTGCCATGCTCCGCCTTGGGCTAAAAGATATAAGACAGCTTTATATGAGTGATTTTAACTGGCTCAGAAGAGCAAAGGTGATTTAGAATGGCAGTTATAAAGCTCAACCTGAGAGACCTGAATAAACTTTCAGGCTTTGAAATTGAAAAAGAGGAGCTTATGCAGCGTTTGCCCCTTTTAGGATGCGATATTGAAGGTATTGATGAGGATTATATATATGTAGAATTCTTTCCAAACCGTCCAGATTTATACAGTGTGGAAGGTGTGGCAAGGGCATTAAGAAATTTCTTTGGTTTCGAGAAGGGGCTCAGGGAGTATAAACTTCTTCCTCCAAGAACTTATATTGAGGTGGATGAAAGTGTTGAAAAAATAAGGCCTTATGTTGTCTCCTGTGAAGTTGAAAATGTCAGACTGAATCATGAACTTATTCAGGAGCTGATGGACCTGCAGGAAGACCTTCACTGGGTTCTCGGCAGGGATAGAAAAAAAGTTTCAATAGGTGTACATGACTCCTCAGGAGTTAAGCCGCCTTTCAGATATACCGCTCTCGGAGACAGAGACATCAAGTTTGTCCCTCTGGGCATGGAAGAGGAGATGAGTCCAGTGCAAATTCTCGAAAAACATCCCAAAGGTAAGGCTTATGCCCATATTATCTCTGGACACAGCAAATATCCCTTTATTCTTGATTCAGAAGGGAATGTTCTTTCCCTGCCTCCCGTAATAAACGGTGAACTAACAAAGGTGAGCGAAAAAACCGAGAAACTCTTTGTGGATATAACAGGTACTGACTTTGACTTAATATCTAAGGCTCTGAATATTTTAAGTACAGCCTTCCTTGAAAGAGGCTTCAGGGTATATCAGGTTGAGGTGAGATATAAAAATAAAACAGTTATAACCCCGGATTACACTCCCGAGGAGAAGGACATCTCCCCCGATTATGTGAATAATATTCTTGGACTTTCCATATCAGGCGAAGAAGCTGCTGAAGCTCTTGAAAGAATGGGTTACGGAGTTTTCTCAGCAGGAAACAGCCTGAAGGTAAAAATACCTGCATACAGGAGCGATATATTTCATCCTGTGGATATTGTTGAGGACATTGCCATAGGGTATGGTTATGAGAATTTTGATGCAAAGCTTCCTGATATAGCCACAACAGGTGAAGAGAACTCTCTTGAAGAGAAATGCAGGAAGCTGAGAAAGCTTCTTGTAGGTTATAGTCTCAGTGAAATTATGAGTCTCATGCTTTCCAACGAAAAAGAGAATTTTGAAAGCATGCTTGTTGAAGGAGAGGCAGTCACAATCAAAAATCCTATAAGTGAAGACCATACGATAGTGAGAACATCTCTTTTACCAAGTCTTCTGAATGTTCTGAGAATTAACAGGCACCACGAGCTTCCTCAGAAGATTTTTGAGATTGGAGACATACTCATACCCTGTAAAGAACTGCCAGAAGGTGCAAAAGCTGAGAGACACCTTGCTATCGTACTTATTCATTCAAAAGCTGGCTTCACTGAAATTAAATCTATGGCAGAAGCTTTGATGAGAGACCTCGGGCTGGAATATAAGATTGAAGCAGAGGAGCACGGCAGCTTTATTCCCGGAAGATGTGCCAGAATAGTTGCAGGAGGAAAGCCAGCAGGATACTTTGGGGAACTCAGGCCAGAAGTTATTACAGCCTTTGACCTCGAGTATCCTGTTGTTGCCATGGAGATTAATCTTGAGCAGATATAATTATACCTGAATAAAAACTTAAAGGAGGTATTTAGATAGCCGATAGAATACTTGTCACCTGCGCCTTACCCTATGTGAATAATGTGCCCCATATTGGAAATATAGCAGGCTCTCACCTGCCTGCCGATATCTTTGCAAGATTCTGCAGAATGGCTGGCTACGAAACTGTTTTTATTGGAGGGAGTGATGAGCATGGCACCCCCATAGAAGTAGCTGCCCAGAAGCTGCAGGTAAGCCCGGAGGAGCTAACCGGTAAATATTATCGGGTGCATAAAGAAATCTACAACTGGTTCGATATAAGCTATGACAACTTCTCAAGAACATCACTTCCTGTGCATCATGAGACAACAAAAGAGTTCTTTCTTAAAATATATGAGAATGGCCATATAACAGAGGGCAAACTGGTGCTGCCTTATTGCAGGCACGATAAACGTTTCCTACCTGACCGTTATGTCACAGGCATATGCCCAAAATGCGGCTATGAAAGGGCAAGGGGGGACCAGTGCGAGAACTGCTCCACACTGCTCAATCCTGATGAACTCAAAGAGCCAGAATGTGTAATATGCGGGAATACCCCTGAATTCAGGAAATCAACACATCTCTTTCTTAATCTGGACAGACTTCAACCACAGCTTGAAGAGTGGATAGAGTCAAAAAAAGGTGTTTTTTCCCCCCAGGTTTATAAACTTGCCAGAGGCTGGATAAAAGAAGGCTTGAAACCGAGATGCATAACAAGAGATTTAAAATGGGGAATTAAAGTTCCACTCAGAGGTTATGAAGACAAAGTCTTCTATGTGTGGTTCGACGCACCCATAGGTTATATCTCCTCAACCAAAGAATGGGCGGAAAAGACAGGAAAAAAAGAAAAGTGGAATGAATTCTGGAAGGGGAAGACAAAGATTTTTCACTTTATTGGCAAAGACAATATACCATTTCATACAATCTTCTGGCCATGTATGCTCATAGCCAATGGAGAATATAATCTGCCTTACAATGTTGCAGGATTACAGTATCTTAACTATGAAGGCGGTAAGATTTCAAAATCAAGAGGCTTTGGTATATTCTGTGAAAATCTACCCCAGACAGAACTCAGCAGTGACCTGTGGCGTTTTTATCTTACTTATCTTATTCCCGAGACTGATGACACTGAATGGAAATGGAAAGAGTTCAGAGAGAGAGTGAACAACGAGCTTGTTGCAAACCTCGGAAACTTTATACACAGAACAATGAGCTTCATCCAGCGTTACTTTGATGGCAGGGTGCCTTGTGCTAAACTTGAAGAAGAGGATAAGAAGGTTATAGAAGAGGCAAATCGTATAAAAGAGGAGTATAAGGGGCTTATCTGGAATATTCATCTAAGAGATGGTAT encodes:
- the trpS gene encoding tryptophan--tRNA ligase yields the protein MAEFVVTPWEVTGEIDYEKLIDKFGTSPIDEALLKRIEKHTGKLHALLRRKIFYSHRSLNWIVNEYEKGNSFVLYTGRGPSGHTHLGHLMPWIFTRWLQEKFDVKLIFQLTDDEKFLFNPDLSLEDTRKFSYENALDIIALGFDPEKTEIFLNTEYIKIQYKIALNVAKKITLSTAKAVFGFKNETNIGMIFFTSMQSAPCFLESERENRAVPVLIPCAIDQDPHFRITRDVAPSLGYPKPALIHCKFFPSLAGGDKMSASKPETSIYTVDNPREARKKIMQAFTGGQESVELQRKVGGNPDVCSIYQYLYYFFEENDEKIKERYSACTSGELLCGECKKYLADRVEKFLVEHQKEREKAKELLEEFIVRD
- a CDS encoding 50S ribosomal protein L40e, encoding MARFPEAENRLFHVKICRKCKARNPWLADKCRKCGSKSLRTKKKEKR
- the pcrB gene encoding heptaprenylglyceryl phosphate synthase; amino-acid sequence: MGGLLAQIIMKVLSYIEERLEKGSMHFTLIDPDKQSPDRAGIIAEEAERAGTAAIMVGGSAGIDLYTLDTTVKEIRKKVNCPVILFPGDVSGVSKFADAIFFMSLLNSQNTYYITGAQAVGAKAVKLAGVEPVPMAYLIVEPGGAVGWVGEAKPLPRNKPSLTAAYALAAQYLGFRLIYLEAGSGAPSPVPVELIEAVKATVDIPVIVGGGIKNREDAEKVIKAGADIIVTGTAVEEAENAYSKVKEIVQALGGE
- the pheS gene encoding phenylalanine--tRNA ligase alpha subunit, with amino-acid sequence MQQEELHRHEKLVLKALDRLEIASPEEIVEEAGIELSSVNRAVSWLSLKGLVEVEDFEDKTLEIGEEGKVYVEKGLPERRALELLKEKGEIELKELNSVLSRDEVTIALGWLRRKNLAVIDSGVLKPTDKGIKERETPDENLLLRVMKEGRLLESTLSPELKQAAELLKGRKNVIKIHEVSHRKIKLTEKGKKTIKQGIKIEDEISQLTPEIIKNGTWKNMKFRRYSINTPAPELLPAKLHPLREIVEEIRWIFLKMGFNEISGPMAESAFWNFDALFVPQDHPAREMQDTFYLSNPEKAELPSDDIIEAVMSAHESGWKTESRGWRYRWSREKAMASVLRTHTTSTTIRYLAEGHELPFKVFSLGRVFRNERISFKHLPEFHQCEGIVAGDVSFSHLLGILKKFYSTMGFSHVRFRPAYFPYTEPSLEVEVFLEDKGKWMELGGAGIFRPEVTEPLGIHKPVLAWGLGLERLAMLRLGLKDIRQLYMSDFNWLRRAKVI
- the pheT gene encoding phenylalanine--tRNA ligase beta subunit yields the protein MAVIKLNLRDLNKLSGFEIEKEELMQRLPLLGCDIEGIDEDYIYVEFFPNRPDLYSVEGVARALRNFFGFEKGLREYKLLPPRTYIEVDESVEKIRPYVVSCEVENVRLNHELIQELMDLQEDLHWVLGRDRKKVSIGVHDSSGVKPPFRYTALGDRDIKFVPLGMEEEMSPVQILEKHPKGKAYAHIISGHSKYPFILDSEGNVLSLPPVINGELTKVSEKTEKLFVDITGTDFDLISKALNILSTAFLERGFRVYQVEVRYKNKTVITPDYTPEEKDISPDYVNNILGLSISGEEAAEALERMGYGVFSAGNSLKVKIPAYRSDIFHPVDIVEDIAIGYGYENFDAKLPDIATTGEENSLEEKCRKLRKLLVGYSLSEIMSLMLSNEKENFESMLVEGEAVTIKNPISEDHTIVRTSLLPSLLNVLRINRHHELPQKIFEIGDILIPCKELPEGAKAERHLAIVLIHSKAGFTEIKSMAEALMRDLGLEYKIEAEEHGSFIPGRCARIVAGGKPAGYFGELRPEVITAFDLEYPVVAMEINLEQI
- the metG gene encoding methionine--tRNA ligase; its protein translation is MNNVPHIGNIAGSHLPADIFARFCRMAGYETVFIGGSDEHGTPIEVAAQKLQVSPEELTGKYYRVHKEIYNWFDISYDNFSRTSLPVHHETTKEFFLKIYENGHITEGKLVLPYCRHDKRFLPDRYVTGICPKCGYERARGDQCENCSTLLNPDELKEPECVICGNTPEFRKSTHLFLNLDRLQPQLEEWIESKKGVFSPQVYKLARGWIKEGLKPRCITRDLKWGIKVPLRGYEDKVFYVWFDAPIGYISSTKEWAEKTGKKEKWNEFWKGKTKIFHFIGKDNIPFHTIFWPCMLIANGEYNLPYNVAGLQYLNYEGGKISKSRGFGIFCENLPQTELSSDLWRFYLTYLIPETDDTEWKWKEFRERVNNELVANLGNFIHRTMSFIQRYFDGRVPCAKLEEEDKKVIEEANRIKEEYKGLIWNIHLRDGMRKLLELSDICNKYFQKQEPWKSIKENPERARASLYTCANLCYYLAVLMHPYLPKASREVFKILGTEQGKLEDVGELKVEGEQKIGRVKILFQKIDNKTIEKVKKITSKVTRFDEMFAEEKLINYEDFSKLDIRVAKVLKAEKVKDADKLLKLRVSLGSEERQIIAGLAEHYTIEELEGKKVILLVNLKPRKIRGEVSQGMLLAGISEDKVSLLIPDRDIKLGSNIS